A region of Labeo rohita strain BAU-BD-2019 chromosome 2, IGBB_LRoh.1.0, whole genome shotgun sequence DNA encodes the following proteins:
- the LOC127173692 gene encoding gastrula zinc finger protein XlCGF8.2DB-like isoform X1: MEFVKEEEREDTSDSQTRDTKDGESGEQKELMEEESEESSEAERESEEQSEREEENEEMSEVEEESEEELNKNSSKKKTSQKRKSCTCGQCGKSFTCKRSLMEHMRIHTGETPFSCGHCGKLFKYKGSLTDHVRIHTGEKPFKCTQCEKRFTHRTSLSGHMKTHTAEKPFTCQQCGRGFRLKAYYNTHIKTHSGVKPFICLQCGKSFSLAANLKSHEIIHSELKPFHCAPCGRSFSHISDLKRHLKSFIHNKYRPLERFMIQSGSSDHGLPSGVNVPFTKTHFLQ, translated from the exons ATGGAGTTTGTTAAAGAAGAAGAACGTGAAGACACGAGTGATTCACAAACACGCGACACGAAAGACGGAGAAAGCGGCGAACAGAAGG AGCTGATGGAAGAGGAAAGTGAGGAATCGAGTGAAGCTGAAAGGGAAAGTGAAGAACAGAGTGAACGGGAAGAGGAAAATGAAGAAATGAGTGAAGTTGAAgaggaaagtgaagaagaactgaataaaaactcTTCTAAAAAGAAAACGTCACAAAAACGAAAGTCGTGCACCTGCGGTCAGTGCGGAAAGAGTTTCACGTGTAAAAGAAGCCTGATGGaacacatgagaattcacaccggAGAGACGCCGTTCTCGTGCGGTCACTGCGGAAAGCTGTTTAAATACAAGGGGAGCCTTACGGATCACGTACGAATCCACACCGGAGAGAAACCGTTCAAGTGCACTCAGTGTGAGAAGAGATTCACACACAGAACAAGCCTTTCaggacacatgaaaacacacaccGCAGAGAAACCTTTCACGTGCCAGCAGTGCGGGAGGGGTTTTAGACTTAAAGCATACTACAACACTCACATAAAAACTCACTCCGGCGTCAAGCCCTTCATCTGTCttcagtgtgggaagagttttaGTTTGGCAGCGAACCTGAAATCACACGAGATCATTCACAGCGAACTGAAGCCGTTTCACTGCGCTCCGTGCGGGAGGAGCTTCAGCCACATATCTGAtcttaaaagacatttaaagtcgttcatacataataaatacaggCCGCTAGAGAGATTCATGATCCAGAGCGGCTCCTCAGATCATGGTTTGCCCTCAGGAGTCAATGTGCCATTCACTAAAACACACTTCCTGCAGTGA
- the LOC127173731 gene encoding gastrula zinc finger protein XlCGF49.1: MEFLKDEKEARGGKDADTHEQRDLMEVEEESEEQSEVEEESEEEPNEKSCKKNKQNVPQKRTQRSGARKSCTCRQCGKSFTCKGSLKDHMRIHTGERPFTCSYCGNGFKQRASLTEHIRIHTGEKPFKCTQCEKSFRQKGALTGHMRIHSQEKPFTCQQCGKTFVQSGHFKIHLKTHSGVKPFICLQCGKGFSLSAHLKSHELVHSELKPFHCAPCRRSFTHMTVLKRHLKSFIHNKYRPLERFMIQSGSSDHGLPSGVNVPFTKTHFLQ; this comes from the exons ATGGAGTTTCTTAAAGACGAGAAAGAAGCACGCGGAGGGAAAGATGCAGACACTCACGAACAGAGAG ACCTGATGGAAGTGGAAGAGGAAAGTGAAGAACAGAGTGAGGTTGAAgaggaaagtgaagaagaaccgaATGAAAAATCTTGTAAAAAGAATAAACAGAACGTGCCACAAAAAAGAACTCAGAGAAGTGGAGCTAGAAAGTCGTGCACCTGCCGTCAGTGCGGAAAGAGTTTCACGTGTAAAGGAAGcctgaaggatcacatgagaattcacaccggAGAGAGACCTTTCACATGCAGCTACTGTGGAAATGGGTTTAAACAAAGAGCAAGTCTTACAGAACACATCAGAATCCACACCGGAGAGAAGCCGTTCAAGTGCACTCAGTGCGAGAAGAGTTTTCGACAAAAAGGAGCCCTTACGGgacacatgagaattcacagtCAGGAGAAGCCTTTTACATGCCAGCAGTGCGGGAAAACCTTTGTACAGAGTGGACACTTTAAGATTCACTTAAAAACTCACTCCGGCGTGAAGCCGTTCATCTGTCTTCAGTGTGGGAAGGGTTTTAGTTTGTCAGCGCACCTGAAATCACACGAGCTCGTTCACAGCGAACTGAAGCCGTTTCACTGCGCTCCGTGCCGGAGGAGCTTCACGCACATGACTGTtcttaaaagacatttaaagtcgttcatacataataaatacaggCCGCTAGAGAGATTCATGATCCAGAGCGGCTCCTCAGATCATGGTTTGCCCTCAGGAGTCAATGTGCCATTCACTAAAACACACTTCCTGCAGTGA
- the LOC127173692 gene encoding oocyte zinc finger protein XlCOF15-like isoform X3 produces MEEESEESSEAERESEEQSEREEENEEMSEVEEESEEELNKNSSKKKTSQKRKSCTCGQCGKSFTCKRSLMEHMRIHTGETPFSCGHCGKLFKYKGSLTDHVRIHTGEKPFKCTQCEKRFTHRTSLSGHMKTHTAEKPFTCQQCGRGFRLKAYYNTHIKTHSGVKPFICLQCGKSFSLAANLKSHEIIHSELKPFHCAPCGRSFSHISDLKRHLKSFIHNKYRPLERFMIQSGSSDHGLPSGVNVPFTKTHFLQ; encoded by the coding sequence ATGGAAGAGGAAAGTGAGGAATCGAGTGAAGCTGAAAGGGAAAGTGAAGAACAGAGTGAACGGGAAGAGGAAAATGAAGAAATGAGTGAAGTTGAAgaggaaagtgaagaagaactgaataaaaactcTTCTAAAAAGAAAACGTCACAAAAACGAAAGTCGTGCACCTGCGGTCAGTGCGGAAAGAGTTTCACGTGTAAAAGAAGCCTGATGGaacacatgagaattcacaccggAGAGACGCCGTTCTCGTGCGGTCACTGCGGAAAGCTGTTTAAATACAAGGGGAGCCTTACGGATCACGTACGAATCCACACCGGAGAGAAACCGTTCAAGTGCACTCAGTGTGAGAAGAGATTCACACACAGAACAAGCCTTTCaggacacatgaaaacacacaccGCAGAGAAACCTTTCACGTGCCAGCAGTGCGGGAGGGGTTTTAGACTTAAAGCATACTACAACACTCACATAAAAACTCACTCCGGCGTCAAGCCCTTCATCTGTCttcagtgtgggaagagttttaGTTTGGCAGCGAACCTGAAATCACACGAGATCATTCACAGCGAACTGAAGCCGTTTCACTGCGCTCCGTGCGGGAGGAGCTTCAGCCACATATCTGAtcttaaaagacatttaaagtcgttcatacataataaatacaggCCGCTAGAGAGATTCATGATCCAGAGCGGCTCCTCAGATCATGGTTTGCCCTCAGGAGTCAATGTGCCATTCACTAAAACACACTTCCTGCAGTGA
- the LOC127173692 gene encoding oocyte zinc finger protein XlCOF15-like isoform X2: MIEELMEEESEESSEAERESEEQSEREEENEEMSEVEEESEEELNKNSSKKKTSQKRKSCTCGQCGKSFTCKRSLMEHMRIHTGETPFSCGHCGKLFKYKGSLTDHVRIHTGEKPFKCTQCEKRFTHRTSLSGHMKTHTAEKPFTCQQCGRGFRLKAYYNTHIKTHSGVKPFICLQCGKSFSLAANLKSHEIIHSELKPFHCAPCGRSFSHISDLKRHLKSFIHNKYRPLERFMIQSGSSDHGLPSGVNVPFTKTHFLQ; the protein is encoded by the exons ATGATCGAAG AGCTGATGGAAGAGGAAAGTGAGGAATCGAGTGAAGCTGAAAGGGAAAGTGAAGAACAGAGTGAACGGGAAGAGGAAAATGAAGAAATGAGTGAAGTTGAAgaggaaagtgaagaagaactgaataaaaactcTTCTAAAAAGAAAACGTCACAAAAACGAAAGTCGTGCACCTGCGGTCAGTGCGGAAAGAGTTTCACGTGTAAAAGAAGCCTGATGGaacacatgagaattcacaccggAGAGACGCCGTTCTCGTGCGGTCACTGCGGAAAGCTGTTTAAATACAAGGGGAGCCTTACGGATCACGTACGAATCCACACCGGAGAGAAACCGTTCAAGTGCACTCAGTGTGAGAAGAGATTCACACACAGAACAAGCCTTTCaggacacatgaaaacacacaccGCAGAGAAACCTTTCACGTGCCAGCAGTGCGGGAGGGGTTTTAGACTTAAAGCATACTACAACACTCACATAAAAACTCACTCCGGCGTCAAGCCCTTCATCTGTCttcagtgtgggaagagttttaGTTTGGCAGCGAACCTGAAATCACACGAGATCATTCACAGCGAACTGAAGCCGTTTCACTGCGCTCCGTGCGGGAGGAGCTTCAGCCACATATCTGAtcttaaaagacatttaaagtcgttcatacataataaatacaggCCGCTAGAGAGATTCATGATCCAGAGCGGCTCCTCAGATCATGGTTTGCCCTCAGGAGTCAATGTGCCATTCACTAAAACACACTTCCTGCAGTGA
- the LOC127173455 gene encoding zinc finger protein 239 has protein sequence MTDSSYAAVKMEFVKEETEDVNDAETHRMKDEDADEQGDMLEVKVESEELNAVEEDHQKINTGEQSQTEDDFSQKRTGAKKSAFGCDRCGKRFTLKVNLNSHIKIHSGERNFSCLQCGSGFFKNADLKRHLQTHSGEKPFSCPHCAKSFTRKESLENHVRIHTGEKPFTCLLCDKSFIRKGHFKNHMRIHSGERPFACHECGKSFTQATVLRNHRRSHSGERPFGCDRCGKSFVSAKHLKIHQKIHQKLFLCSFCGKMFSQLGYLKEHQKIHGGEKAHVCSVCGNGFSRAKYLKEHQKVHTGEKPYKCSRCDKSFSQSGNLKIHQRVHSGEKPHRCPPCGRSFITSSALLSHGRNCHQKLS, from the exons ATGACCGATTCGAGTTACGCTGCTGTGAAGATGGAGTTTGTTAAAGAGGAGACTGAAGACGTGAATGATGCAGAAACACACAGAATGAAAGATGAAGATGCTGACGAACAGGGAG ATATGCTGGAAGTGAAGGTGGAAAGTGAAGAATTGAATGCAGTGGAGGAGGATCATCAGAAGATCAACACAGGAGAACAATCACAGACTGAAGATGATTTCTCCCAGAAGAGAACGGGAGCCAAGAAGTCTGCGTTCGGCTGCGATCGGTGCGGGAAGCGTTTCACGCTCAAAGTCAACCTCAACAGccacatcaaaatccacagcGGAGAGCGAAACTTCAGCTGTCTGCAGTGCGGCAGCGGTTTCTTCAAGAACGCGGACCTGAAGAGACACTTGCAGACTCACAGCGGAGAGAAGCCCTTCAGCTGCCCGCACTGCGCCAAGAGCTTCACGCGCAAGGAGAGCCTGGAGAACCACGTCAGGATCCACACGGGAGAGAAGCCCTTCACCTGCCTCCTGTGCGACAAGAGCTTCATCCGCAAGGGACACTTCAAGAATCACATGAGGATTCACTCCGGAGAGAGACCTTTCGCGTGTCACGAGTGCGGGAAGAGCTTCACGCAGGCCACCGTCCTCAGAAACCACCGGCGCTCGCACTCCGGAGAACGACCGTTCGGCTGCGATCGCTGCGGAAAGAGCTTCGTCTCGGCGAAGCACCTGAAGATCCACCAGAAGATCCACCAGAAGCTCTTCCTGTGCTCCTTCTGCGGAAAGATGTTTTCACAGCTGGGTTACCTGAAGGAGCACCAGAAGATCCACGGCGGAGAGAAAGCTCACGTGTGCTCGGTGTGCGGGAACGGCTTCTCCAGAGCCAAATACCTGAAAGAACATCAGAAAGTCCACACGGGAGAGAAACCCTACAAGTGCTCGCGCTGCGACAAGAGTTTCAGTCAGTCGGGGAACCTGAAAATACACCAGAGGGTTCATAGCGGAGAGAAGCCGCACCGCTGCCCGCCGTGTGGACGGAGCTTCATCACGTCCAGCGCTCTGCTGTCGCACGGGAGAAACTGTCACCAGAAGTTATCGTAG
- the LOC127173727 gene encoding gastrula zinc finger protein XlCGF49.1-like yields MEFLKDEKEDASEAETQKHEDPDEQTDLMEVEEESEEQSEVEEESEEEPNEKSCKKNKKKNKRTQRSGARKSCTCRQCGKSFTCKGSLKDHMRIHTGERPFTCSYCGNGFKQRASLTEHIRIHTGEKPFKCTQCEKSFRQKGALTGHMRIHSQEKPFTCQQCGKTFAFSGNLQIHLKTHSSLRPFICPQCGKGFKFAADLKSHEILHSGLKPFHCAPCGRSFSQMTDLKRHLKSFKHTKYKSLERFMIQSGSSDHGLPSGVNVPFTKTHFLQ; encoded by the exons ATGGAGTTTCTTAAAGACGAGAAAGAAGACGCGAGTGAAGCAGAAACACAGAAACATGAAGATCCTGACGAACAGACAG ACCTGATGGAAGTGGAAGAGGAAAGTGAAGAACAGAGTGAGGTTGAAgaggaaagtgaagaagaaccgaATGAAAAATCTTgtaaaaagaataagaaaaagaataaaagaactCAGAGAAGTGGAGCTAGAAAGTCGTGCACCTGCCGTCAGTGCGGAAAGAGTTTCACGTGTAAAGGAAGcctgaaggatcacatgagaattcacaccggAGAGAGACCTTTCACATGCAGCTACTGTGGAAATGGGTTTAAACAAAGAGCAAGTCTTACAGAACACATCAGAATCCACACCGGAGAGAAGCCGTTCAAGTGCACTCAGTGCGAGAAGAGTTTTCGACAAAAAGGAGCCCTTACGGgacacatgagaattcacagtCAGGAGAAGCCTTTTACATGCCAGCAGTGCGGGAAAACTTTTGCATTTAGCGGAAACTTACAGATTCACTTAAAAACTCACTCCAGTCTGAGGCCCTTCATCTGTCCTCAGTGTGGGAAAGGTTTTAAATTTGCAGCAGACCTGAAATCACACGAGATCTTGCACAGTGGCCTGAAGCCGTTTCACTGCGCTCCGTGCGGGAGGAGCTTCAGCCAAATGACCGAtcttaaaagacatttaaagtcATTCAAACATACTAAATACAAGTCGCTAGAGAGATTCATGATCCAGAGCGGCTCCTCAGATCATGGTTTGCCCTCAGGAGTGAATGTGCCATTCACTAAAACACACTTCCTGCAGTGA